In one window of Microplitis demolitor isolate Queensland-Clemson2020A chromosome 4, iyMicDemo2.1a, whole genome shotgun sequence DNA:
- the LOC103568347 gene encoding dipeptidase 1, giving the protein MFELYGVSRDGMVFHSPPPRRKDVDILETCLQLSSPELMRKLPNGDALHHLKNNSRVSTLVADKDKEPARERGRSTGRRWLVMCGVFFLGCALVAGVGLPLALELRSSHLLEARLQVVKRILSETPLIDGRNDFAWNLRKHRGTHLRDFPFDKDLSLNASFDNYWQTDLVRLDHGNMGAQFWSAYVPCESQFLDAVQLTLEQIDIVRRLTAKYPSRMRLVTSSKELEKAHKDGVLASLVGIEGGHSIGASMAVLRSFHLLGARYMTLTHKCNTPWADSSSVEDPNEDAPLDFHSDGLSTFGKSVVKELNRLGMLVDLSHVSIRTMKDTLSMTKAPVIFSHSAARALCNSSSNVPDDILRYLSLNGGLVMISFDSAHLSCGDAASMHDVIAHINHIRKTAGVNHVGLGAGYDGIMSPPTELPDVSGYPLLLAELTRDRQWSASDIKKLVGGNLIRIMKEVENHAASLSNQSPNEEWIPQELIEDTSYCRYHDE; this is encoded by the exons ATGTTTGAACTGTATGGGGTGAGCAGAGATGGTATGGTTTTTCACTCCCCACCTCCTAGACGAAAAGACGTTGACATACTTGAA acATGTCTTCAATTATCTTCACCGGAATTAATGAGAAAATTGCCAAACGGTGACGCTTTGCAtcatcttaaaaataattcacgaGTCTCTACGTTAGTTGCTGATAAAGACAAAGAACCAGCGCGAGAACGAG gcCGTAGTACAGGAAGACGGTGGCTCGTAATGTGCGGAGTATTTTTTCTAGGCTGTGCTTTGGTAGCTGGAGTAGGTTTACCTTTAGCCTTAGAGTTACGTAGCTCTCATTTACTTGAAGCAAGACTCCAAGTTGTCAAAAGAATACTCAGCGAAACTCCTCTGATAGATGGACGGAATGATTTCGCTTGGAATCTTCGAAAGCACCGGGGTACTCATTTACGGGATTTCCCATTCGATAAAGACTTATCATTGAATGCTAGTTTTGATAACTATTGGCAGACTGATCTTGTGAGACTTGATCATGGGAACATGGGCGCACAGTTTTGGTCAGCTTACGTTCCATGCGAATCACAATTTTTGGATGCCGTTCAATTAACTTTGGAACAAATAGACATTGTGAGAAGACTGACAGCTAAGTATCCATCAAGAATGAGACTCGTTACTTCGAGTAAGGAATTGGAAAAAGCTCACAAAGATGGTGTGCTTGCAAGTCTTGTTGGTATTGAAGGTGGCCACAGCATTGGAGCATCAATGGCTGTATTACGGAGCTTCCATTTACTTGGCGCGCGATATATGACATTGACACATAAATGTAACACACCGTG GGCTGATTCCTCTTCAGTAGAAGATCCAAATGAAGACGCACCGCTAGACTTTCACAGTGACGGTCTATCTACTTTTGGTAAATCAGTTGTGAAAGAATTAAATCGATTAGGAATGCTTGTAGATCTTTCTCATGTTTCTATTCGTACGATGAAAGACACGCTGTCGATGACTAAAGCTCCGGTAATATTTTCTCACAGTGCTGCTCGTGCACTTTGCAATTCATCCAGTAACGTTCCTGACGATATACTCAGATACTTG tcacTGAACGGTGGCCTGGTGATGATCAGCTTCGACAGCGCTCATCTTAGCTGTGGAGACGCAGCTTCTATGCATGATGTAATCG CGCACATAAATCATATAAGAAAAACCGCAGGGGTTAATCATGTAGGTCTTGGTGCTGGATATGACGGTATAATGAG TCCACCAACAGAACTTCCTGATGTCTCTGGTTATCCTTTATTATTGGCTGAATTAACGCGAGATCGTCAATGGTCTGCATCAGACATAAAGAAACTCGTGGGTGGAAATTTGATTAGAATAATGAAAGAAGTTGAAAATCACGCCGCTTCTTTGTCCAATCAGTCACCAAATGAGGAATGGATACCTCAAGAACTTATCGAGGACACGTCTTATTGTCGTTATCacgatgaataa
- the LOC103568170 gene encoding nucleolin, with amino-acid sequence MKKNKEVSDEDEYSADDPEEVGEEASDEDLEGAEGGAKKRPRRAAANKKRQHSEDEEEEDEDDEDNEGEEDEDEDSDSDSPTKSKKRRRSKKEEDEYEDSDDNSFHESSGIPPKDYTSGAFVVAKADVGGSNDPTLWRIDGKALLQKYLPFKEEGKTLYKSTSTYSGWSASNKDKYLAAQVTFKVQNKNEVIVELHLDEQQHQEVVK; translated from the exons atgaagaaaaacaaaGAAGTGTCCGACGAGGACGAATATTCAGCGGATGACCCAGAAGAAGTGGGTGAAGAAGCATCTGATGAAGATTTAGAAGGGGCAGAG GGTGGAGCTAAAAAGAGGCCAAGAAGAGCTGCTGCTAACAAGAAGAGACAGCACTCTGAAGAtgaggaagaagaagatgaagatgaCGAGGATAATGAAGGAGAAgaagatgaggatgaggaCTCTGACTCTGATTCACCGACAAAATCTAAAAAGAGACGACGTTCTAAAAAAGAAGAGGATGAATATGAAGACTCTGATGACAATAGTTTCCATGAGTCGTCTGGTATACCACCAAAGGACTACACA tcaGGGGCATTTGTTGTTGCTAAAGCTGATGTTGGTGGTAGCAATGATCCAACTTTATGGAGGATAGACGGCAAAGCTTTgttgcaaaaatatttaccatttAAAGAAGAAGGCAAAACTTTGTACAAAAGCACATCCACG tactcgGGATGGTCAGCAAGTAATAAAGACAAATACTTAGCTGCCCAGGTTACCTTCAAGGTGCAAAACAAAAATGAAGTAATCGTCGAGCTTCATCTCGACGAGCAACAACATCAAGAAGTTGTAAAGTAA
- the LOC103568169 gene encoding probable serine/threonine-protein kinase DDB_G0283337 isoform X1, whose translation MRRNGGPVQQWVDSIPSPTKSSIDIHVESHESSSSLVPEDHHFKKVSSLKNPIMTLSAPSSPAITMSGIPSRLVRDPSLQSDSSHCSSVESLLELRKPDPEAILLGLGFGGCYNNAQPDGPLSRIPKRFLQPSKLRGIVIDDFVRQQQETNESIDTASLGYRGLTGSPYVAPSEIVQKIMERLREHESHELDLQTSYNNNSNNQNNDSNAESYNSHAMPEVRLSVLSPNNRQFLNRERSRSPDMRNKRMIIGQKSFAFNGDGELIEIIKPDNHQDCVPSDNSTDSKTDIKNSYRSSSITDNKEFICQTHDNKSSEKLKRKIIKQKFIDDTFDSLSGSGLSTIESKSTADDLNSSSNINISVKNSGRNCSLNSRQSRKLTRDNRHQQECDVTSNSFRRASDGSHYFDDKHSSHSSEEGRRFSDGVIKQASDRRRSFRRQARINDVEAASYENEIDVPVDQESIKLPSITISSSERLEPELKSDTCNSERSELCCTSDQSEQLCRHDADSPGCCYHASSTSCWRKMRKIMKKNQKLENMVAKNRQEMAEIRGMLSNVLSVRMEPGF comes from the exons ATGAGAAGGAACGGCGGACCAGTGCAGCAATGGGTTGACTCCATTCCATCTCCGACAAAATCTTCAATTGACATCCACGTTGAGTCTCATGAAAGTTCATCGTCATTAGTACCTGAGGACCATCACTTTAAAAAAGTGTCATCACTTAAAAATCCAATCATGACTTTATCAGCACCAAGCTCACCAGCAATTACAATGTCAGGCATTCCAag TAGATTAGTACGAGATCCAAGTCTACAATCTGACAGCAGCCACTGTAGCAGCGTGGAAAGTCTTCTGGAGTTACGTAAACCGGATCCGGAAGCTATTCTTCTGGGTCTAGGATTCGGTGGTTGTTACAATAATGCCCAACCTGATGGACCACTTTCGCGAATCCCAAAAAGATTTTTGCAGCCTTCTAAGCTCCGGGGTATTGTTATAGATGACTTCGTAAGACAGCAGCAAGAGACCAATGAGTCAATCGATACTGCATCGTTGGGATACCGCGGACTCactg gaTCACCATATGTAGCGCCATCAgaaatagttcaaaaaatCATGGAGCGTTTACGGGAACACGAGAGTCATGAATTGGACCTACAAACaagttacaataataatagcaacaaTCAAAATAATGATAGCAATGCAGAGTCATACAATTCTCATGCAATGCCGGAAGTTCGACTCTCTGTACTGTCACCCAACAATAGACAATTTCTTAATAGAGAACGTTCACGAAGTCCTGACATGCGAAACAAACGTATGATCATAG gaCAAAAATCATTTGCTTTTAATGGAGACGGTGAacttatagaaataataaaacctGATAATCACCAGGATTGTGTACCAAGTGACAACTCGACTGACTCTAAAACTGACATAAAAAATTCCTATAGATCAAGCTCAATTACtgataataaagaatttatttgtcagacacatgataataaatcatcagaaaaattaaaaagaaaaataataaaacaaaaatttattgatgatacTTTTGATTCATTATCTGGATCGGGTCTAAGTACAATTGAATCTAAATCAACCGCAGatgatttaaattcaagtagtaatataaatatatcagtaaaaaatagtGGAAGGAATTGTAGTTTAAATTCAAGACAATCACGTAAACTTACACGGGATAATAGACATCAACAAGAATGTGATGTGACGTCAAATAGCTTTCGAAGAGCCAGTGATGGTTCGCattattttgatgataaaCATTCAAGCCACAGTAGCGAGGAAGGTCGGCGGTTCAGTGACGGAGTTATAAAACAGGCTTCTGATAGAAGACGGAGTTTTCGTCGTCAAGCAAGAATTAATGACGTCGAAGCTGCGTCTTATGAGAATGAAATCGATGTTCCAGTTGACCAAGAAAGTATAAAATTACCATCTATAACTATCAGTTCGAGTGAACGTTTAGAGCCAGAGCTTAAGTCTGACACTTGTAATTCAGAACGTAGTGAGCTTTGCTGTACAAGTGACCAGTCGGAACAATTATGTAGACATGATGCTGATTCTCCAGGCTGCTGTTATCATGCCAGCAGCACTAGTTGTTGGAGAAAAATGCggaaaataatgaagaaaaatcaaaaactggAGAACATGGTTGCCAAAAATAGACAAGAAATGGCTGAGATTCGAGGGATGCTCAGCAACGTCTTATCTGTGAGAATGGAACCTGGATTTTGA
- the LOC103568169 gene encoding probable serine/threonine-protein kinase DDB_G0283337 isoform X2, whose translation MRRNGGPVQQWVDSIPSPTKSSIDIHVESHESSSSLVPEDHHFKKVSSLKNPIMTLSAPSSPAITMSGIPRLVRDPSLQSDSSHCSSVESLLELRKPDPEAILLGLGFGGCYNNAQPDGPLSRIPKRFLQPSKLRGIVIDDFVRQQQETNESIDTASLGYRGLTGSPYVAPSEIVQKIMERLREHESHELDLQTSYNNNSNNQNNDSNAESYNSHAMPEVRLSVLSPNNRQFLNRERSRSPDMRNKRMIIGQKSFAFNGDGELIEIIKPDNHQDCVPSDNSTDSKTDIKNSYRSSSITDNKEFICQTHDNKSSEKLKRKIIKQKFIDDTFDSLSGSGLSTIESKSTADDLNSSSNINISVKNSGRNCSLNSRQSRKLTRDNRHQQECDVTSNSFRRASDGSHYFDDKHSSHSSEEGRRFSDGVIKQASDRRRSFRRQARINDVEAASYENEIDVPVDQESIKLPSITISSSERLEPELKSDTCNSERSELCCTSDQSEQLCRHDADSPGCCYHASSTSCWRKMRKIMKKNQKLENMVAKNRQEMAEIRGMLSNVLSVRMEPGF comes from the exons ATGAGAAGGAACGGCGGACCAGTGCAGCAATGGGTTGACTCCATTCCATCTCCGACAAAATCTTCAATTGACATCCACGTTGAGTCTCATGAAAGTTCATCGTCATTAGTACCTGAGGACCATCACTTTAAAAAAGTGTCATCACTTAAAAATCCAATCATGACTTTATCAGCACCAAGCTCACCAGCAATTACAATGTCAGGCATTCCAag ATTAGTACGAGATCCAAGTCTACAATCTGACAGCAGCCACTGTAGCAGCGTGGAAAGTCTTCTGGAGTTACGTAAACCGGATCCGGAAGCTATTCTTCTGGGTCTAGGATTCGGTGGTTGTTACAATAATGCCCAACCTGATGGACCACTTTCGCGAATCCCAAAAAGATTTTTGCAGCCTTCTAAGCTCCGGGGTATTGTTATAGATGACTTCGTAAGACAGCAGCAAGAGACCAATGAGTCAATCGATACTGCATCGTTGGGATACCGCGGACTCactg gaTCACCATATGTAGCGCCATCAgaaatagttcaaaaaatCATGGAGCGTTTACGGGAACACGAGAGTCATGAATTGGACCTACAAACaagttacaataataatagcaacaaTCAAAATAATGATAGCAATGCAGAGTCATACAATTCTCATGCAATGCCGGAAGTTCGACTCTCTGTACTGTCACCCAACAATAGACAATTTCTTAATAGAGAACGTTCACGAAGTCCTGACATGCGAAACAAACGTATGATCATAG gaCAAAAATCATTTGCTTTTAATGGAGACGGTGAacttatagaaataataaaacctGATAATCACCAGGATTGTGTACCAAGTGACAACTCGACTGACTCTAAAACTGACATAAAAAATTCCTATAGATCAAGCTCAATTACtgataataaagaatttatttgtcagacacatgataataaatcatcagaaaaattaaaaagaaaaataataaaacaaaaatttattgatgatacTTTTGATTCATTATCTGGATCGGGTCTAAGTACAATTGAATCTAAATCAACCGCAGatgatttaaattcaagtagtaatataaatatatcagtaaaaaatagtGGAAGGAATTGTAGTTTAAATTCAAGACAATCACGTAAACTTACACGGGATAATAGACATCAACAAGAATGTGATGTGACGTCAAATAGCTTTCGAAGAGCCAGTGATGGTTCGCattattttgatgataaaCATTCAAGCCACAGTAGCGAGGAAGGTCGGCGGTTCAGTGACGGAGTTATAAAACAGGCTTCTGATAGAAGACGGAGTTTTCGTCGTCAAGCAAGAATTAATGACGTCGAAGCTGCGTCTTATGAGAATGAAATCGATGTTCCAGTTGACCAAGAAAGTATAAAATTACCATCTATAACTATCAGTTCGAGTGAACGTTTAGAGCCAGAGCTTAAGTCTGACACTTGTAATTCAGAACGTAGTGAGCTTTGCTGTACAAGTGACCAGTCGGAACAATTATGTAGACATGATGCTGATTCTCCAGGCTGCTGTTATCATGCCAGCAGCACTAGTTGTTGGAGAAAAATGCggaaaataatgaagaaaaatcaaaaactggAGAACATGGTTGCCAAAAATAGACAAGAAATGGCTGAGATTCGAGGGATGCTCAGCAACGTCTTATCTGTGAGAATGGAACCTGGATTTTGA
- the LOC103568168 gene encoding 18S rRNA aminocarboxypropyltransferase isoform X2, with product MSSKKKNRDKILEKRKRHVVGKEERYRQERDKSDHEDEQTEVESPIPFPVAMWDLEHCDPKKCSGRKLSRHGLIKTLKLNARFPGLVLTPVGKKCVSPTDREIVKDNGCAVVDCSWAKLDDTPFSRMKSPNPRLLPFLVAANPINYGKPCQLSCVEAIAATLIITGFPEEADFYLGKFSWGHAFIELNSELLTAYAACKNSEEIIAAQDKFLADARQERLDRLAMPDFPPSEESSESDEEEEEEKEEAKKKDEIYEISELKIDDKECGTSGKDKN from the exons atgtcaagtaagaaaaaaaatcgggaTAAAATCCTTGAGAAACGTAAACGTCATGTCGTTGGAAAAGAAGAGAGATATAGACAGGAAAGGGATAAATCTGATCATGAAGATGAACAGACAG AAGTTGAGTCACCAATACCTTTTCCAGTTGCAATGTGGGATTTAGAACATTGCGACCCAAAAAAATGTTCTGgaagaaaattatcaagacaCGGTCTTATCAAAACTCTAAAACTCAATGCTAGATTTCCAGGATTAGTTTTAACTCCAGTtggaaaaaaa tgtGTTTCACCTACGGATCGAGAAATAGTTAAAGACAATGGATGTGCAGTCGTAGATTGCAGTTGGGCAAAATTAGACGATACACCTTTTAGTAGAATGAAGAGTCCAAATCCACgattacttccatttttagtTGCAGCGAATCCTATTAATTATGGAAAACCATGTCAACTGAGTTGCGTAGAAGCTATTGCAGcaacattaataataaccgGTTTCCCCGAAGAAGCTGATTTTTATCTCGGAAAATTTTCATGGGGTCACGCGTTTATAGAACTTAACTCAGAATTACTTACTGCTTATGCCGCGTGTAAAAACAGCGAAGAAATAATTGCTGCTCAGGATAAATTTTTGGCTGATGCGAGACAAGAACGACTAGATCGtctag cgATGCCTGATTTTCCGCCGAGTGAAGAAAGCAGTGAATctgatgaagaagaagaagaagaaaaagaagaagcaaaaaaaaaagatgaaatttatgaaataagtgaattaaaaatagacGATAAAGAATGTGGGACTTCcggtaaagataaaaattaa
- the LOC103568168 gene encoding 18S rRNA aminocarboxypropyltransferase isoform X1 → MSSKKKNRDKILEKRKRHVVGKEERYRQERDKSDHEDEQTEEVESPIPFPVAMWDLEHCDPKKCSGRKLSRHGLIKTLKLNARFPGLVLTPVGKKCVSPTDREIVKDNGCAVVDCSWAKLDDTPFSRMKSPNPRLLPFLVAANPINYGKPCQLSCVEAIAATLIITGFPEEADFYLGKFSWGHAFIELNSELLTAYAACKNSEEIIAAQDKFLADARQERLDRLAMPDFPPSEESSESDEEEEEEKEEAKKKDEIYEISELKIDDKECGTSGKDKN, encoded by the exons atgtcaagtaagaaaaaaaatcgggaTAAAATCCTTGAGAAACGTAAACGTCATGTCGTTGGAAAAGAAGAGAGATATAGACAGGAAAGGGATAAATCTGATCATGAAGATGAACAGACAG aagAAGTTGAGTCACCAATACCTTTTCCAGTTGCAATGTGGGATTTAGAACATTGCGACCCAAAAAAATGTTCTGgaagaaaattatcaagacaCGGTCTTATCAAAACTCTAAAACTCAATGCTAGATTTCCAGGATTAGTTTTAACTCCAGTtggaaaaaaa tgtGTTTCACCTACGGATCGAGAAATAGTTAAAGACAATGGATGTGCAGTCGTAGATTGCAGTTGGGCAAAATTAGACGATACACCTTTTAGTAGAATGAAGAGTCCAAATCCACgattacttccatttttagtTGCAGCGAATCCTATTAATTATGGAAAACCATGTCAACTGAGTTGCGTAGAAGCTATTGCAGcaacattaataataaccgGTTTCCCCGAAGAAGCTGATTTTTATCTCGGAAAATTTTCATGGGGTCACGCGTTTATAGAACTTAACTCAGAATTACTTACTGCTTATGCCGCGTGTAAAAACAGCGAAGAAATAATTGCTGCTCAGGATAAATTTTTGGCTGATGCGAGACAAGAACGACTAGATCGtctag cgATGCCTGATTTTCCGCCGAGTGAAGAAAGCAGTGAATctgatgaagaagaagaagaagaaaaagaagaagcaaaaaaaaaagatgaaatttatgaaataagtgaattaaaaatagacGATAAAGAATGTGGGACTTCcggtaaagataaaaattaa